The following are encoded together in the Zingiber officinale cultivar Zhangliang chromosome 8A, Zo_v1.1, whole genome shotgun sequence genome:
- the LOC122010256 gene encoding inactive TPR repeat-containing thioredoxin TTL3-like — protein MSRAGETGRPEQGSGSVSASPDRIQPVVERFKAALDVEENKPDYPDLGSPVSPLRPRNPSQSSSCSSSSGSASAKTVANASAAARAGIPGAGVADAARRSHSGELSCENSPVSMEIKNVRSPFHRRSGSGPQIYSGGSGSSSSAGVAGNSTASSPVANVLPAGNIFPSGKIGKTGLMQRTAPRSDVLGSGTGNYGHGSVIRGGVAGRGKMEDSSARRDFSRIDPEEITRAGNELYMKGQYADALALYDKAIAMFPQNSTCRSNRAAALVGLGRVGQAARECEEAIRLDPTNGRAQHRLACIYIRLGLVEDGRKHLFLTGQPPDPVELQKLQEVERHLGNCEVSRRIGDWKAALREADAAIAAGADTSMLFVAMRAESLLNLLKLDEADSTFTRSQVEDSIHVLPATKIFGMLSYSYFYIVKAQVDMALGRFENAVTAAEKARQIDARSVEVTSVLNSIRSAARARAQGNELFKSGNFAEACTAYGEGLRSSSSNPVLLCNRAACRSKLGQWGKSVEDCNEALRLQPNYTKALLRRADSYAKLERWAEAVRDYEVLRKELPGDNDVAEALFRAQVALKTSRGEDVSNLKFGGDVEEVTSVEQFHAAVSLPGASVVYFMTALNTQCTELSSFVDALCNRHPSTNFLKVDISRSPAIAKAENVRIVPTFKIYKNGRRVKEMICPSHRVLESSVSHYSL, from the exons ATGTCGCGCGCCGGCGAGACAGGCCGGCCGGAGCAAGGAAGCGGTTCGGTTTCGGCGTCACCCGACCGGATCCAGCCCGTGGTTGAGAGGTTCAAGGCGGCGCTCGACGTGGAGGAGAACAAGCCCGACTACCCTGACCTCGGGTCCCCCGTCTCCCCTCTACGGCCCCGCAACCCATCCCAGAGCAGCAGTTGCTCCAGTTCCTCCGGATCCGCTTCAGCGAAGACCGTCGCGAATGCCTCCGCTGCCGCTCGGGCTGGGATTCCTGGCGCTGGCGTGGCCGACGCTGCGCGCCGGAGCCATTCCGGCGAGCTGTCCTGTGAGAACAGCCCGGTATCCATGGAAATAAAGAATGTGAGGAGCCCCTTCCACCGTCGATCGGGTTCTGGGCCGCAGATCTACTCCGGTGGCAGTGGCAGTAGCAGTAGCGCTGGCGTCGCTGGTAACAGTACGGCCAGCTCTCCTGTAGCCAATGTGCTTCCTGCGGGGAACATATTCCCCTCGGGGAAGATCGGGAAGACCGGATTGATGCAGAGGACGGCGCCGAGGTCCGATGTGCTCGGTTCTGGTACCGGGAACTATGGTCATGGTAGCGTAATCCGGGGTGGGGTTGCTGGCAGAGGGAAAATGGAGGATTCGAGCGCAAGGAGAGACTTCAGCAGAATCGATCCCGAGGAAATAACAAGGGCCGGGAACGAGCTCTACATGAAAGGGCAGTATGCAGATGCCTTGGCCCTCTATGATAAAGCGATTGCCATGTTCCCCCAAAATAGTACTTGCCGTAGCAATCGTGCGGCAGCTCTTGTGGGTCTCGGCAGGGTAGGACAAGCAGCAAGAGAATGCGAGGAGGCAATCCGATTGGATCCGACCAACGGGCGGGCGCAGCATCGCCTAGCATGTATATACATACG GTTGGGGCTTGTTGAAGATGGAAGGAAACACCTTTTCTTGACTGGACAACCACCCGACCCTGTTGAGTTGCAGAAGCTGCAAGAAGTAGAGAGGCATTTGGGGAACTGTGAAGTTTCAAGAAGGATAGGAGATTGGAAGGCCGCATTAAGGGAAGCTGACGCTGCAATTGCTGCAGGAGCGGATACTTCTATGCTG TTTGTTGCAATGAGAGCAGAATCTCTCCTCAACCTCCTAAAGTTAGATGAGGCTGACTCAACTTTTACCAGATCTCAAGTTGAAGATTCAATCCATGTACTCCCCGCTACCAAAATCTTTGGTATGCTCTCCTATTCCTATTTCTACATTGTTAAAGCGCAAGTTGATATGGCATTGGGAAG GTTTGAGAATGCAGTAACAGCTGCTGAGAAGGCCAGGCAGATAGATGCTAGGAGTGTGGAAGTGACATCAGTATTGAACAGCATAAGATCAGCAGCAAGAGCTCGGGCTCAAGGAAATGAGCTCTTTAAGTCTGGAAATTTTGCTGAGGCCTGTACAGCTTATGGGGAAGGACTAAGGTCCAGTTCTTCAAACCCAGTACTGCTATGCAATAGAGCAGCATGCCGTTCTAAGCTTGGACAGTGGGGTAAATCTGTTGAGGATTGCAATGAAGCTCTGAGACTCCAACCTAACTACACTAAGGCTCTCCTCAGACGAGCTGATTCTTATGCCAAG CTTGAGCGCTGGGCTGAAGCTGTACGAGATTATGAAGTGTTGAGGAAAGAGCTTCCTGGGGACAATGATGTCGCTGAAGCCTTATTCCGTGCCCAGGTTGCACTAAAGACTTCTCGTGGTGAGGATGTCTCTAACTTGAAGTTCGGTGGAGATGTTGAGGAAGTCACTAGCGTGGAACAATTCCATGCAGCAGTATCTTTACCTG GAGCTTCAGTTGTCTACTTCATGACAGCTTTGAACACACAATGCACTGAATTATCCTCTTTTGTTGATGCACTGTGCAACCGACATCCATCTACAAACTTTCTCAAG GTTGATATCAGTCGTAGTCCTGCTATTGCAAAGGCTGAGAATGTTAGGATAGTCCCTACATTTAAGATCTACAAaaatggaagaagagtcaaggagATGATCTGCCCCAGCCATCGAGTGTTGGAGTCATCAGTGAGCCACTACAGTCTTTAA